Genomic DNA from Amycolatopsis alba DSM 44262:
CGCGCGGCCGCAACCCATGCCACCGTCCGGTCTACCGACACGCCGCATTCGGCTCACCTCTTCACCCGTCTGTGGCCTACCCCGGAGGCAGGAACGCCGGTCTCGCGGCCGGATCGGGTTCGTCGTAATAACGGTGGAACACCGCCGTCTGCCCACCGGACAACGGCGGGACGATCCAGCTCCACTCCGCCTGGCAACGACGGCCCGCGCGTTCTTCCTTGGCGATGTGCGTGAGGAACCGCCGCGATTCGGTGTGGTGATCGGCGACGGTCACGCCCGCCGCGTCGAAGGAGTGCTGGACAGCCAGCGTCAGCTCGACCAGCGTGCGGTCACGCCACAGGGTGCGCTCCGATTTCGTCGACAGCCCCATCAGATCCGCGATCACCGGCAACAGGTCGTACCGGTCGGCGTCGGCCAGGTTGCGCGCGCCGACCTCGGTGGCGAGGTACCAGCCGTTGAACGGCGCCGCGGGGTAGGTGACGCCGCCGATGACCAGCCGCATGTTGCTGATCGCCGGCACCGCGTGCCAGCGCAGCCCGAGCCCGGCGAACCACCGGTGGTCGGGATGCGACAGCGGGACCTCCAGCACGGCGTCCGACGGCAGCCCGAACAGCCGCCGGTCCCCCGGTACGGCCTCGATGAGCAGCGGGAGGACGTCGAAGGAGCCTTTGCGTTCGGGTGGGCGCCAGCCGTGCTGCCGGACGGTCTCGGTGAAGTCGGCGTGGCGCGGATCGCCCAGCACCGAGCCGTCGCTGAGCCGATAGCCCGCGTACCGGATGAGCTGGTCGTTGTGGATCCTCGGACCGGGCACCGCCGGGCCGTCCGGCGCGAACACGGTGATGGTCGACCGGATCCGGCCGTCACGGGTCGCCTCACGCAAATGGGTGACGCACTCGTCGGCGATGGCTTCGGCGCCTTCGACGTCACGGCGATCCCGCACTTTCAATCCCTGCCAATACAGCCTGCCGATGCACCGGGCGGAGTTCCGCCAGGCCACTCTGGCGCCGAACTCGACCTCGGCCGGGGTGTGCCGGTACGTGCCGGTCTCGTGGATCTCGGCGCGGACCCGGTCGAGCCGCTCGTGCAGTCCCTCGGTCCCGCCTTCCGCCTCGGCGTGAAAGAGCCGGAGGAAGTCCTCCGCCTCGGCCACGTCCACGCTCCGTCCCCGCGGCCCCGCCTCCGGAGGCAGGCGAGGGATATCCGTCACCTGCATGGAGGCCGTCGATACCTCGGCCTCCCACTCTCCGAATTCGACGCCGGCACCTGCGGCGGGAACGATCACCATTCCTCCTGCGCTCGGGAATGCCCGGAGGATCATGCCTGATCGGCAGAAGGCCGGGTCCGGACCAGACAAAAGAGGATACCCCACAGAAAGACGAGCACGATCCACCAAACGGCAGAAGACCCGCCCTGGCTGACATTTCCGCAGGCAGAAAGCCCGACGGCGACAATATTTGAAATTGAATACCACTTCGCATGAGATTCACGGAATTGCATTCGGCAAAATGATCACACTTACCCAAGATCACTTTTATGATCGTCATTCATCACTCTTTCGAGTGTATTCGACCGTCCGCCCTTATGCTCTTTCCCCACACCGGTGTATTGACCCGCGCCCGCCATCGCTAGAGTGCGGGGAGCTCCGGCGGAAAGGAAAATCGTGGTCGACAGGCGGATTCCGGTCATCCTGGTCGCGGGCTTCCTCGGCTCCGGCAAGACCACGCTGCTCAACCATCTCCTCGCCAACCGCCAGGGCGCGCGGATCGGTGTCGTGGTCAACGACTTCGGGAGCATCGCGGTCGACGCGATGGCCGTCTCCGGCCAGGTCGACACCATGATGTCGTTCGGCAACGGCTGCCTGTGCTGCGCCGTCGACGCGAGCGGCCTCGACGCCATGCTCGCCAAGCTTTCCGAGGCCGAGGCCGGCATCGACGTCATCGTGATCGAAGCCAGCGGGCTCGCCGAACCGCGGGACCTCATGCGCCTGATGATCGCCAGCGAGAACCCCGCCATCGCCTACGGCGGCCTCGTCGAACTCGTCGACGCGGCCGAGTTCGAGGCGACCAGGAAGCGGCATCCGGAACTGGACGAGCACCTCGGGTTCGCCGACCTGGTCGTGCTCAACAAGACCGACCGGGCCGACGAGGACACGCTGGCCAAGCTGCGCGGCACGATCGACGAGCTCGCGCCCGGCACCCCGGTGATCGCGACCTCCCACGGCCGGATCGATCCCACCCTGTTCTTCGACGCCCGCCCGCGTGAACGGGCGGGTCAAATGTCGTTCGACGACCTCCGCGAGGAGGAGCACGACCACGAGCACCACTTCCACACCGCGTACGACAGCGTCGCCTTCACCGCGGAGCGGCCGCTGGATCCGCGGCGGCTGATGGACTTCCTCGAACAACGCCCCGGCGGGCTCTACCGGATCAAGGGCTTCCTCGACTTCGGCCCGAACGGCCCGCGGTCCCGGTTCGGCCTGCACACGGTGGGCTCGTTCATCCAGCTGGAACGGTCGGCGTGGCCGTCCGGACTGCCGCGCCGGAGCGAACTCGTGCTGATCGGTTCGGGAATCGACGCCGAGGCCGTCACCGCGCGCCTCGAGGACTGCGTCGCGGACGATCCCGAGGTCGCCGACGAGCGGGGAATGCTGCGCGTCCTGCGCTTCATTCAGGACTGACACGCCGAACAGTCCCGAAATACCGGGTATCGCCGCGTGTCTCCTTGACACTGTTTCGCGGAAGGAATCTCGAGCTGGACCACCTGTATCGGGAGGACAGTTCCATGACGAACACCGCCGGACGCTGGTACCTGGTCGGCGCGCTGCCGGAGGACTCTCCCGCCGCGCATCTGATGACCCGCTCCGAAGACCTCCGTTACCGGCGTTCCGCCTGCGGGGACAAGGAATCCCGGATGTGGACGCCGGTGGACCTCACCGGCACCGACGTCGCCCCGTGCCCGCGCTGCGCCGCGACCCTGCCGGGCCACCGCTCCACCCGCAAGGCCGAGCCCGCCGTGAACACGCAACTCGCGTTCGACCTGCCGCTCTGACCCGCATCCAGAGGACTAAAAGCGAGCCTCCCGAAAGCGCCTCCTTAATCCTTCTTCGCTCTACTAGGCGCCACCCGAGGCGGCTCGTTCGGCATCTTCGGGTAGACGGGCGGCCAAGGCGCGTCCATGAGCCCGTTCGCCATGTCCTTCCGGGACATCTCCAGTAGCGGCTCGATCGACTGTGGTTTCGTGCCCGCCCAAGGGTCTCCGCGTTCGGCGAGGCGGGCGGGCACGGTGGACAACGTCAGCTTGTCCGGCTCGACGGTCTCCAGTTCGTCCCAGCCGATCGGCGTCGACACCTGCCCGCCGACGCGCGGCCGCACACACCACGCGCCGAACACCGTCTTGTGCGGCGCGTTCTGGTTGAAGTCGACGAACACCCGTGACCCGCGTTCTTCCTTCCACCACTGCGCCGTCATCTCCTCCGGGTGGCGGCGCTCGAGTTCGCGGGCGAGCGCGACAGCGGCCGCGCGGACCTCGTAGCCGTCCCATTTCGGTTCCAGCGGCACGTAGAGGTGCAGGCCGCGTGAGCCCGAAGTCTTGATCTGCGAGGTGATGCCCAGTTCATCGAGCAGTGCCTTCGTCAGGACCGCGCCGCGCCGCAATTCAGGGAACCCGATCCCCGGCGACGGATCGAGGTCGACGCGGAGCTGATCGCTGATGTCCGGCGCGGCGGCCCTGTTCGGCCATACGTGGAAACCGAGACAGCCCTGGTTCACCGCCCAGATGACGTGCGCGAGGTCCTTCGCCACGAGCGCGTCCGAGGTGGTCCCGTTCGGAGTGGACACCACCGTCGTGGTCAGCCAGCCGGGCGCGTTCTTCGGGACCCTCTTCTGGAACCACGACTTCCCGCCGGCGCCGTCGGGATAGCGCTCCAGCAACAGGGGCCTGCCGCCGAGTTGCGCCAGCAGCGGCCCCGAAACCGAGCGGTAGTACTCGACCAGGTCCAGTTTGGTCTCGCCGTTCTCCGGGAAGTAGACCTTGCCCGGATTGGACACCGTGAACTCGACGCCGTCGAGGTCCAGCGTGACCGGTTCCGACTTCATGCTTCCCCCAGCTCGGTGAACAGGGTGGCCAGCTCGGCGGGCGGGACCTCTTCGAGTTGCGCGTACGTGCACGAGGCCGGTTCACGGTCCGGCCGGAACCGCACCAGCCTGCCGCCGTGGCGGAACCGCGTGCCTTCGACGTGCTCGTAGCGGACTTCGGCGACCCATTCGACGCGGACCGGCTCCCAGCTCAGATCCTTCTGCGGCGCCCATCGGCTCCCCGCTCCCGGCATGCGGCCGCCCGCCTCCTCATGGGCCTCGGCCCACTCGCGCCAGGGATGGTTCTCCAGCGCGTTCTCCCGCAGCGGCGCGAGCTCGTCCACCAGCTCACGACGTCTCGCGGCGGTGAAACTGCTGGCCACGCCCACATGATGCAGGACGCCTTCGTCGTTGTGGAGCCCGAGCAGCAGCGACCCGACGCCGACGCCGTCCTTGTGCCACCGGAATCCGGCGACGACGCAGTCCGCGGTCCGCTGGTGCTTGACCTTCCACATCACCCGCTTGTCCTGTTCGTACGGCGCGTCCGCCGGTTTGGCCATCACGCCGTCGAAACCGGCGCCCTCGAACCTGGTGAACCAGTCCTGCGCGACCTCGGGATCCTCGGAGAGCGGGGTGAGGTGCACACGGGCGAACTTCGTGTTGATGACGCTTTCGAGCAGCTTCCGCCGCTCCCCGAACGGTTCCGGCGTCAGATCCCGGTCTTCGATGGCGAGCAGGTCGAACACCACGAAACTCGCCGGCGTCTCCGCGGCCAGTTTGTTCACCCGTGACGCCGCCGGGTGCAAGCGCAGCTGAAGCGCCTCGAAGTCGAGCCCTCCCTCGGTGACCAGCACGATCTCGCCGTCGACGACACAGCGCTCGGGCAACGCCTCCTTGAGCAGCTCGACCAGTTCGGGGAAGTACCTCGTCAGCGGCCGGTCGTTACGCGAGCCCAGCACGACCTCGTCACCGTCGCGGAAGACCACGCACCGAAAGCCGTCCCACTTCGGCTCGTAGAGCAGCCCCGGCGTGCGCGGCAGTTCGTGCACGGCCTTGGCCAGCATCGGCTTGACGGGTGGCATCACGGGCAGTTCCACGAGGTGATCCTAAGCCGGACCACCGACAAAAGCGCGACGTCAGAGCTCGGCCAGCAGGAGCCCGCTGCGCGGTTTCGGCGTGAAATAAGTGGCCTTCCTCGGCATCCGTGACCCGGCCGCGTGCACGGCGAGCACCTCCGCGTACGGGACCGGGGCCAGCAGCACCACCGCGTCCGCGTCCTCGGGCACCGGGACGCCCGGAAGCAGCGGGCGGACGCACGGCCCCTCCGGGTCGACGCCGAGCGCCTCGCGGATCAGCTCCTGCTCCACCACGGCGTGGTCACCGCCCGCTTTGCCGAGCACGACCCGGTAGGCCGACGCGCCCGCCAGCACGGTCACCTCTCCCGGTTCGGCAGGCGGCCCCAGGGGGCCGGGATGGACCTCGAACCCCGCCTCCGTCCAGCGCCGGACCAGCGTCGCCGCGTCGAGACCGGTACCGGCGAGCACCCGGTGGATGGGCCCGATCCGCAGCCCCGGTCCCCCGGTGACCAGCGCCAGCAACGCGCCCCGCCCCGACGCGGCGGCGGCCGCGACCCGATGATTTCCGTCCGCGACCAGGAGATCCAGCTCGTCAAGGGTCGCCAGCAGTTCGTGCTGGCCGTCGCCGGGACCGGTGAGCCACAGCTCGTGCTTGCGGCCCATTCCGTCCACTGTGGACAAGGCGGGCACCTGCCCCCGGCAGATCCGCTCGATCAGCGTGGTCAGCGCGCGGCCGCCGGTCGCGGGGACCAGCATGGCGGCGCTCGTGGCGACGCCGAGTCCGGCGAGCATCGCGGCCCGCTCCGCGACGACGTCCGGATAGACGTCCTCGGTGTGCCGGACCCTGGTCACGCCGTCGGCCCGGACCGCCGCGGGGTCGACGAGGCACAGCACGCCCAGTGCGACGCCGTCCGGCCCGTCGATGCGATACGGCGCGACGACAGCGGCGACCGGGCGATAGTGCTGCTCCCGGATCCGTTCGAAAGTCGCTCTGGCCTGCGGCAACGCCTCCTCCATCGAGAGGCGGCCTGCCAGCGCGGCCGGGGTCCTCGCCGGATGCTGGACCGCCAGCAGGCTGTCCCCGCGCGCCCCGGCGAGCGCGGCGGCGACCCGGTCCGGGTCGGCGAACTCGTCGACGTCGGGTCCGGGGACGGTGTCGCGGACTACCCAGCCACGGTCGATCGGGCGGATCCAGGTGCTCATCCGATCCATTTTGCGGGAAACCTCACGGAAAAAATCGGTCCCATGACCGGGTGTCTCCATGGAATGCTTACCCATGCGAAGTAGTTGACGCCCTTCATGAGCCCGAGGAGAGCACCGCAGATGACCACCCCGGCCCCGGTCGCCGCGAAGGAAGGGGTCGGTTTCCGTTCGGAACGCGGTCCCGTCCTGATCGCCGTGATGCTGTGTTCCGGCCTGATCGCACTGGACTCGACCATCATCGCGACGGCGGTGCCCTCGGTGGTCGCCGACCTGGGCGGGTTCTCCCAGTTCCCCTGGCTGTTCTCGATCTACCTGCTGACCCAGGCGGTCACCGTCCCGCTGTACGGCAAGTTCGCCGACGTGCTCGGCAGGCGGCCGGTGATGTTCTTCGGGATCGCGGCGTTCCTGCTGGGCTCGGTGCTCTGCGGCGCGGCCTGGAGCATGCCGGTGCTGATCGCCGCCCGCGCGGTGCAGGGCATCGGCGCGGGTGCCATCCAGCCGATCGCGCTGACCATGGTCGGCGACATGTACACCGTCGAGGAACGCGCCAGGGTGCAGGGCTACCTCGCCAGTGTCTGGGCCATCTCGTCGGTGGTCGGGCCGACGCTGGGCGGCGTCTTCGCCGAGTACCTCGACTGGCGCTGGATCTTCTTCATCAACCTGCCGCTCGGCGCGCTGGCCGCGTGGATGCTGTTCCGGAACTTCCGGGAACGCGTCGAACGCCGCTCGCACCGCATCGACTACCTCGGCGCCACGCTGCTCACCCTCGGCTGCTCACTGCTGATCCTCGGCCTGCTGGAAGGCGGGGTCGCCTGGGGCTGGGCGTCCGCGCCGAGCCTGGCGATCTTCGCCGGCGCGGTGCTCCTGCTGACCGCGTTCGTGTTCGTGGAACGCCGGGCCGAGGAACCGGTGCTGCCGCTGTGGATCTTCACCAAACGGACCTTGATCGGCGGGAACCTGGTCGCCGTCGTCGTCGGCATGCTGCTGATGGGCCTCACCTCGTACCTGCCGACCTTCTCCCAGGGCGTGCTCGGAACCGGCGCGCTCGTCGCAGGATTCGCACTGGCGGCGCTGACCGTGGGCTGGCCGATCTCGGCGTCGCTGGCAGGCCGGATCTACATGCGGATCGGGTTCCGGGACACCGCGCTGATCGGCAGCGGGGCCGTCATCGCGGGTGCGGGGCTCACGGTGTTCCTCGCGGCGGGGTCGTCGATCTGGCTGGCGGCCTCAGCCGCGTTCGTTCTCGGACTGGGGCTGGGCCTGACGTCGAGCCCGACGCTGATCGCCGTGCAGTCCACCATCGGCTGGGAACGCCGCGGCGTCGTCACCGCGACCAACATGTTCAGCCGTTCACTGGGCAGCGCGGTCGGTGTGGCGATGTTCGGCGCGATCGCGAACGCCACGCTGGCGAGCCGGTTCGCCAACCCGCCCGCCGGGGTCTCCGGCCTGCCGTCCGGTGTCGACGCGACCAGCGTCGTCCTGGGAGGCA
This window encodes:
- a CDS encoding CobW family GTP-binding protein codes for the protein MVDRRIPVILVAGFLGSGKTTLLNHLLANRQGARIGVVVNDFGSIAVDAMAVSGQVDTMMSFGNGCLCCAVDASGLDAMLAKLSEAEAGIDVIVIEASGLAEPRDLMRLMIASENPAIAYGGLVELVDAAEFEATRKRHPELDEHLGFADLVVLNKTDRADEDTLAKLRGTIDELAPGTPVIATSHGRIDPTLFFDARPRERAGQMSFDDLREEEHDHEHHFHTAYDSVAFTAERPLDPRRLMDFLEQRPGGLYRIKGFLDFGPNGPRSRFGLHTVGSFIQLERSAWPSGLPRRSELVLIGSGIDAEAVTARLEDCVADDPEVADERGMLRVLRFIQD
- the ligD gene encoding non-homologous end-joining DNA ligase — protein: MKSEPVTLDLDGVEFTVSNPGKVYFPENGETKLDLVEYYRSVSGPLLAQLGGRPLLLERYPDGAGGKSWFQKRVPKNAPGWLTTTVVSTPNGTTSDALVAKDLAHVIWAVNQGCLGFHVWPNRAAAPDISDQLRVDLDPSPGIGFPELRRGAVLTKALLDELGITSQIKTSGSRGLHLYVPLEPKWDGYEVRAAAVALARELERRHPEEMTAQWWKEERGSRVFVDFNQNAPHKTVFGAWCVRPRVGGQVSTPIGWDELETVEPDKLTLSTVPARLAERGDPWAGTKPQSIEPLLEMSRKDMANGLMDAPWPPVYPKMPNEPPRVAPSRAKKD
- a CDS encoding MDR family MFS transporter — translated: MTTPAPVAAKEGVGFRSERGPVLIAVMLCSGLIALDSTIIATAVPSVVADLGGFSQFPWLFSIYLLTQAVTVPLYGKFADVLGRRPVMFFGIAAFLLGSVLCGAAWSMPVLIAARAVQGIGAGAIQPIALTMVGDMYTVEERARVQGYLASVWAISSVVGPTLGGVFAEYLDWRWIFFINLPLGALAAWMLFRNFRERVERRSHRIDYLGATLLTLGCSLLILGLLEGGVAWGWASAPSLAIFAGAVLLLTAFVFVERRAEEPVLPLWIFTKRTLIGGNLVAVVVGMLLMGLTSYLPTFSQGVLGTGALVAGFALAALTVGWPISASLAGRIYMRIGFRDTALIGSGAVIAGAGLTVFLAAGSSIWLAASAAFVLGLGLGLTSSPTLIAVQSTIGWERRGVVTATNMFSRSLGSAVGVAMFGAIANATLASRFANPPAGVSGLPSGVDATSVVLGGNGPDTPTTTFVRDALAGATHHVFLAMLVVAVLSVGALLLMPRRTEELKFD
- a CDS encoding DUF1015 family protein, with the translated sequence MDRMSTWIRPIDRGWVVRDTVPGPDVDEFADPDRVAAALAGARGDSLLAVQHPARTPAALAGRLSMEEALPQARATFERIREQHYRPVAAVVAPYRIDGPDGVALGVLCLVDPAAVRADGVTRVRHTEDVYPDVVAERAAMLAGLGVATSAAMLVPATGGRALTTLIERICRGQVPALSTVDGMGRKHELWLTGPGDGQHELLATLDELDLLVADGNHRVAAAAASGRGALLALVTGGPGLRIGPIHRVLAGTGLDAATLVRRWTEAGFEVHPGPLGPPAEPGEVTVLAGASAYRVVLGKAGGDHAVVEQELIREALGVDPEGPCVRPLLPGVPVPEDADAVVLLAPVPYAEVLAVHAAGSRMPRKATYFTPKPRSGLLLAEL
- a CDS encoding nitric oxide synthase oxygenase, translating into MVIVPAAGAGVEFGEWEAEVSTASMQVTDIPRLPPEAGPRGRSVDVAEAEDFLRLFHAEAEGGTEGLHERLDRVRAEIHETGTYRHTPAEVEFGARVAWRNSARCIGRLYWQGLKVRDRRDVEGAEAIADECVTHLREATRDGRIRSTITVFAPDGPAVPGPRIHNDQLIRYAGYRLSDGSVLGDPRHADFTETVRQHGWRPPERKGSFDVLPLLIEAVPGDRRLFGLPSDAVLEVPLSHPDHRWFAGLGLRWHAVPAISNMRLVIGGVTYPAAPFNGWYLATEVGARNLADADRYDLLPVIADLMGLSTKSERTLWRDRTLVELTLAVQHSFDAAGVTVADHHTESRRFLTHIAKEERAGRRCQAEWSWIVPPLSGGQTAVFHRYYDEPDPAARPAFLPPG
- a CDS encoding ATP-dependent DNA ligase produces the protein MELPVMPPVKPMLAKAVHELPRTPGLLYEPKWDGFRCVVFRDGDEVVLGSRNDRPLTRYFPELVELLKEALPERCVVDGEIVLVTEGGLDFEALQLRLHPAASRVNKLAAETPASFVVFDLLAIEDRDLTPEPFGERRKLLESVINTKFARVHLTPLSEDPEVAQDWFTRFEGAGFDGVMAKPADAPYEQDKRVMWKVKHQRTADCVVAGFRWHKDGVGVGSLLLGLHNDEGVLHHVGVASSFTAARRRELVDELAPLRENALENHPWREWAEAHEEAGGRMPGAGSRWAPQKDLSWEPVRVEWVAEVRYEHVEGTRFRHGGRLVRFRPDREPASCTYAQLEEVPPAELATLFTELGEA